The genomic DNA TCGCCGGCTCGAGCATCCCGAACCTCTAGATGGTGCGGCTCGGGGCCGTGGCGTTGCTCGCCGTGGCCGCGGCGGTCGCGCTGATCGCAGGGGCCGGCAGCGGCGGGCGGGCGGCGCACGCCCGGCACTCGCGCCGCGCGCCGGCTCCGCGCCGCGGCTCTGAGGTCGTTCGACTCGGGAAGTCCGCCCGTGGCCGCCCGATCGACGCGCTGCACGTCGGGAGCGCCAGCCGGGCGGACCTGCTGGTCGTCGGCTGCGTCCACGGCAACGAGCCCGCAGGGATAGCGGTGACGAGGGCGCTGCGGCGCACGCTCGCGCAGCGTCCGGTCGATGC from Gaiellales bacterium includes the following:
- a CDS encoding M14 family zinc carboxypeptidase codes for the protein MVRLGAVALLAVAAAVALIAGAGSGGRAAHARHSRRAPAPRRGSEVVRLGKSARGRPIDALHVGSASRADLLVVGCVHGNEPAGIAVTRALRRTLAQRPVDA